From one Pedobacter faecalis genomic stretch:
- the dacB gene encoding D-alanyl-D-alanine carboxypeptidase/D-alanyl-D-alanine endopeptidase: protein MFEKLLTSILFIAVFNGALLAQAPSERLRKAFADFENDPQTRHAISSICILDASTGDKIFAKNEDIGLAPASTLKTITSATALELLGPDFRYSTSLVYSGSISPDGTLQGDLIIKGGGDPTLGSWRYPNTKEKNVLDQWVTAVRQAGIRKITGRIIGDDLVWGSPQTPDGWIWQDIGNYYGAAASGLSWRENQFDIHLSTIGGKVSVTRIVPEMPYIRIVNEISSGARGSGDQVYAYLPPLSNTAYLRGTWASGIAKSGISVALPEPAYDAALRLRDTLSRLGIPATGDPSTGRRLTLAGEEIPAAGRALVTLNSPSLADIVYLFNQKSINLYGEHLIRTLAWKAGKKATTAAGVDLIVNHWVGRGVARGSLKMLDGSGLSPANRVSTAAMATVLYRAQSAPWFTDFLKSLPLNNGMRLKSGTISDVLAYAGYHTSGAGRKYVVVINVNNYSGSGIKSKLFAVLDALK from the coding sequence ATGTTTGAAAAACTCCTGACCTCTATTCTTTTTATAGCAGTATTTAACGGTGCTCTTCTGGCGCAGGCTCCTTCGGAGCGCCTTAGGAAAGCTTTTGCTGACTTTGAAAACGACCCGCAAACCAGGCATGCGATCAGTTCGATCTGTATTCTTGATGCAAGTACCGGCGACAAAATCTTTGCGAAGAACGAGGACATCGGGCTGGCACCCGCATCGACACTAAAGACCATCACTTCAGCAACTGCCCTGGAACTGTTAGGCCCGGATTTCCGATACAGCACAAGTCTGGTTTATTCGGGAAGCATCAGCCCCGACGGCACATTGCAGGGCGACCTGATCATCAAAGGTGGTGGCGACCCGACCCTAGGCTCCTGGCGTTATCCGAACACGAAGGAAAAGAACGTTCTGGACCAGTGGGTAACGGCGGTGAGGCAAGCTGGGATCAGGAAAATAACCGGCCGCATCATCGGTGACGACCTGGTCTGGGGATCGCCACAGACGCCGGATGGCTGGATATGGCAAGATATTGGAAACTACTATGGAGCGGCTGCCTCGGGCCTGAGCTGGAGGGAAAATCAATTTGACATCCATCTGTCAACCATCGGCGGCAAAGTGTCGGTAACCCGCATTGTACCGGAAATGCCATACATCCGGATCGTCAATGAGATCTCAAGCGGAGCAAGGGGTTCCGGGGATCAGGTGTATGCCTATCTCCCACCGCTGTCGAATACCGCCTATTTGCGCGGTACCTGGGCTTCAGGGATCGCGAAGTCAGGAATTTCAGTGGCATTGCCCGAACCGGCTTATGATGCTGCGCTGCGGTTGCGGGACACCTTGAGCCGGTTGGGTATTCCGGCGACGGGGGATCCGAGTACCGGAAGGCGCCTCACTTTAGCAGGGGAAGAAATTCCGGCTGCTGGAAGAGCGCTGGTAACGTTGAACTCCCCTTCCTTAGCGGATATTGTTTATTTGTTCAATCAGAAAAGCATTAACCTGTACGGCGAGCATCTCATACGTACCCTAGCCTGGAAAGCCGGTAAAAAGGCTACAACGGCAGCTGGCGTTGACTTAATTGTAAATCACTGGGTCGGCCGAGGCGTGGCGCGCGGCTCGTTAAAGATGCTTGACGGAAGCGGCCTGAGTCCGGCTAACAGGGTGTCGACGGCCGCAATGGCTACGGTTCTGTACCGGGCGCAATCAGCGCCTTGGTTTACAGACTTTTTAAAATCGCTGCCTCTGAATAATGGCATGAGGTTGAAAAGTGGAACCATTAGCGATGTATTAGCTTATGCAGGATACCATACGAGCGGTGCCGGTCGCAAATACGTTGTCGTTATTAATGTAAACAACTACTCAGGATCTGGTATTAAAAGCAAACTATTTGCAGTTCTTGATGCATTGAAGTGA
- a CDS encoding aspartate-semialdehyde dehydrogenase translates to MKIAVVGATGLVGTVMLKVLEERNFPLTELIPVASEKSVGKEISFKGKKYAVVNMDTAIAMKPDIALFSAGGSTSLQEAPRFAEVGTTVIDNSSAWRMDPDKKLVVPEVNADVLTKADKIIANPNCSTIQMVVALKPLHDKYKIRRVVVSTYQSVTGTGVKAVDQLMDERNGVKDGPKAYAYEIDLNVIPHIDVFQDNGYTKEEMKMILETNKIMGDDSIRVTATTVRIPVMGGHSESVNIEFENDFDLAEVRNILEESEGIIVVDDIANLKYPMPKDAHEKDEVFVGRIRRDESQPKTLNMWIVADNLRKGAATNAVQIAEYLVKNDLI, encoded by the coding sequence ATGAAAATCGCAGTAGTAGGTGCAACCGGTCTGGTTGGTACCGTAATGTTAAAAGTATTGGAAGAGCGTAATTTTCCGTTGACCGAATTGATCCCTGTAGCTTCTGAGAAGAGCGTTGGCAAGGAAATTTCTTTCAAGGGTAAGAAGTATGCTGTTGTAAATATGGATACAGCTATTGCGATGAAACCGGACATTGCACTTTTTTCTGCTGGCGGAAGTACCTCTTTGCAGGAAGCGCCACGGTTTGCGGAGGTGGGAACTACAGTGATCGATAATTCATCGGCATGGCGTATGGACCCTGACAAAAAACTGGTTGTCCCTGAAGTAAACGCTGATGTACTTACAAAGGCCGACAAGATCATTGCAAACCCCAACTGTTCGACAATACAGATGGTGGTTGCTTTGAAGCCACTTCATGACAAATATAAAATCAGACGGGTTGTGGTATCTACCTATCAATCGGTGACAGGAACAGGCGTTAAGGCTGTAGACCAGTTGATGGATGAGCGTAATGGTGTTAAAGATGGCCCTAAAGCCTATGCATATGAAATCGACCTGAACGTTATTCCACATATTGACGTATTCCAGGATAATGGATACACCAAAGAGGAGATGAAGATGATATTGGAGACCAATAAGATTATGGGCGACGATAGCATCCGCGTAACCGCTACAACGGTACGCATTCCGGTAATGGGCGGACATTCGGAGTCGGTGAACATTGAGTTCGAGAACGATTTTGACCTTGCAGAGGTAAGAAACATCCTTGAAGAATCGGAAGGCATTATTGTGGTTGACGACATAGCCAATCTTAAGTATCCAATGCCTAAAGATGCGCATGAAAAGGATGAAGTTTTTGTGGGACGTATACGCCGGGATGAGTCTCAGCCTAAAACACTGAACATGTGGATTGTGGCAGACAATCTGCGCAAAGGCGCTGCCACAAATGCTGTACAGATCGCTGAATACCTGGTGAAGAATGACTTAATTTAA
- a CDS encoding sugar phosphate isomerase/epimerase family protein has protein sequence MNSRRTFIKQSAIALAGAAILPGFACSAAKNNVVGLQLYTLRDLLPKDVKGVIEKVAAAGYREVETYGYTAESKFWGMDIKSFKSLLEANGLKAPSGHFGLDNYIKTGDTEELKTLIEGAAGLDMSYLTCPYLDQSLRSNAEDYKRVAERLNEAAALCKQSGLQLAYHNHDFEFQRHGERTGYDILLEETDKDQVQFEMDLYWVVRAGLDPKDLFDKHPGRFVMWHVKDMDKADNTLNTEVGDGKVDFKTIFKHAKLAGLKHAIVEQENFSIDPYVSIKKSFDYVDHQLL, from the coding sequence ATGAACTCCAGAAGAACATTTATAAAGCAAAGCGCTATCGCTTTAGCAGGTGCGGCAATATTACCAGGATTCGCCTGCTCAGCTGCGAAAAATAACGTGGTTGGACTGCAACTCTATACCTTGAGGGATTTGCTGCCTAAAGACGTAAAAGGGGTTATTGAGAAAGTCGCCGCCGCCGGCTACCGGGAGGTAGAAACTTATGGCTACACCGCTGAATCGAAGTTCTGGGGGATGGACATTAAGTCTTTCAAATCGCTTCTGGAGGCAAACGGCTTAAAGGCGCCTAGCGGACACTTCGGGCTGGATAATTATATCAAAACGGGCGATACAGAAGAGCTGAAGACGCTGATAGAAGGGGCTGCAGGACTGGATATGTCTTATCTGACCTGTCCTTACCTGGATCAGTCTCTGCGATCGAACGCTGAAGACTACAAACGGGTTGCCGAACGTCTTAACGAGGCAGCAGCACTATGTAAACAGTCGGGCCTTCAGCTTGCTTACCATAACCATGACTTCGAATTTCAGAGGCATGGCGAAAGGACTGGCTATGATATTCTTCTTGAGGAAACAGACAAAGACCAGGTGCAGTTTGAGATGGATCTCTATTGGGTAGTACGTGCAGGACTGGATCCAAAGGACTTATTTGACAAGCATCCCGGACGTTTCGTCATGTGGCATGTGAAAGATATGGATAAGGCGGACAACACGCTTAATACGGAAGTTGGCGACGGAAAAGTGGACTTCAAAACCATTTTTAAACACGCTAAACTTGCAGGCTTGAAACACGCCATCGTTGAGCAGGAAAACTTCTCCATTGATCCTTATGTAAGTATTAAGAAGAGTTTTGATTATGTAGACCACCAACTGTTATAA
- a CDS encoding hydroxypyruvate isomerase family protein produces MNPENSRRTALKNIVAGTAALGVSAALPALALDSETNISRALKGNVNHSVCRWCFGGVDLDTLCIEAKRIGIKAIDLVGPNDWATLKKHGLDSSLCNGAELNLDDGWNDTKFHAQLIKNYSEMIPKVAAAGYKQLICFSGRRRGKDNETGWKNCVEGLKQVLPIAEKHNVILVMELLNSKVDHKDYQCDNTPWGVELCKRLGSEHFKLLYDIYHMQIDEGNVISTIRNNHQYISHYHTAGVPGRNELDETQELNYPAIIKAIVATGFKGYLAQEFLPKKQDKFQSLKEAVNICDV; encoded by the coding sequence ATGAATCCAGAGAACAGCAGAAGAACTGCATTGAAAAATATTGTTGCCGGAACTGCCGCCTTAGGTGTTTCGGCAGCATTGCCAGCGCTGGCACTAGATTCAGAAACGAATATCTCGCGGGCTTTGAAAGGAAACGTAAATCATTCTGTATGTCGCTGGTGCTTTGGGGGCGTAGACCTTGACACATTGTGTATCGAAGCAAAAAGGATCGGCATTAAAGCTATCGATCTGGTTGGTCCGAACGATTGGGCGACGCTTAAAAAACATGGTCTTGATTCGTCCCTTTGCAATGGCGCAGAACTTAATCTGGACGACGGATGGAATGATACGAAGTTTCATGCGCAGCTTATTAAAAACTATTCAGAAATGATTCCGAAGGTTGCTGCTGCAGGCTACAAGCAGTTGATCTGTTTTAGCGGGCGCAGACGGGGTAAAGATAATGAGACCGGTTGGAAGAATTGCGTGGAGGGATTGAAGCAAGTATTACCCATTGCCGAAAAGCACAATGTGATCCTTGTGATGGAACTGCTGAACAGTAAAGTAGACCATAAAGACTATCAGTGCGACAATACACCCTGGGGCGTTGAATTGTGCAAACGCCTGGGTTCTGAGCACTTCAAGCTGTTGTACGATATCTATCATATGCAGATCGATGAGGGTAACGTGATCAGTACGATAAGGAATAACCATCAATACATATCCCACTACCACACCGCTGGTGTCCCGGGAAGAAATGAGCTGGATGAAACCCAGGAGTTAAACTACCCCGCAATCATCAAAGCCATTGTTGCGACGGGCTTTAAAGGATATCTGGCACAAGAGTTTCTGCCTAAAAAGCAAGACAAATTCCAGTCGCTCAAAGAAGCTGTTAATATTTGTGATGTTTAA
- a CDS encoding nucleoside permease, producing the protein MNLNNRIKLSTMMFLEFFIWGSWFVTMGTYLGKNLSSGGVDIGSAYSTQSLGAIIAPFIIGLIADKFFAAQRILGVLHLIGAALLWFAADALDFDSFFPFILGYMIAYMPTLALVNSISFKQMTDPGKEFPSIRVFGTIGWIVAGLTIGWLNWEQDGNLVLTFKMAAIASLILGLFSFVLPHTPPVKKGEKTSFGDIIGLDAIGLLKNRSFLIFFLSSVAICVPLAFYYNFTNPFLNEVGMKGAAGVQSLGQVSETLFMLLMPLFFVRLGVKKMLAIGMIAWVVRYLFFAFGNADANYWMLIGGIVLHGICYDFFFVTGQIYTDRLAGDRFKSAAQGFITLATYGVGMLIGSIISGMVVDDHVVGSGHDWYSIWIVPAAISAGVALLFLLLFKDNNKAETTTVS; encoded by the coding sequence ATGAACTTAAACAACCGAATTAAATTATCGACCATGATGTTCCTGGAGTTTTTCATCTGGGGCTCCTGGTTTGTTACAATGGGTACATACCTTGGGAAGAACCTGTCTTCCGGGGGTGTTGATATCGGCTCCGCTTACAGCACGCAGTCGCTGGGCGCGATCATTGCTCCTTTTATCATAGGATTGATTGCCGATAAATTTTTTGCTGCTCAGCGCATACTTGGCGTATTGCACCTTATTGGTGCCGCATTATTATGGTTTGCTGCTGATGCACTGGATTTTGACAGTTTTTTCCCTTTCATCCTAGGATATATGATTGCGTATATGCCTACCCTGGCCTTGGTTAATTCTATCTCATTTAAGCAGATGACAGATCCGGGAAAAGAGTTCCCGTCTATCCGTGTATTTGGGACGATTGGATGGATAGTAGCCGGTTTGACTATTGGCTGGCTTAACTGGGAGCAGGACGGCAATTTAGTGCTTACCTTTAAAATGGCCGCAATAGCTTCGCTGATCCTGGGCCTTTTCAGTTTTGTATTACCACATACCCCTCCTGTTAAGAAGGGCGAGAAAACCAGCTTTGGCGATATCATCGGCCTGGATGCAATTGGCTTATTGAAAAACAGATCTTTCCTGATCTTTTTCCTTTCCTCCGTTGCGATCTGTGTACCACTGGCTTTCTACTATAATTTCACCAATCCTTTCCTTAATGAGGTTGGTATGAAAGGTGCCGCCGGCGTCCAATCGCTGGGACAGGTTTCAGAAACGTTGTTTATGCTTTTGATGCCCCTATTCTTTGTGCGGCTTGGCGTGAAAAAGATGCTGGCCATCGGTATGATCGCCTGGGTAGTGCGGTATCTTTTCTTTGCCTTCGGAAATGCTGATGCGAATTACTGGATGCTGATTGGAGGGATTGTTCTGCATGGTATCTGCTATGACTTTTTCTTTGTAACCGGACAGATTTATACAGACAGGCTGGCGGGGGATCGCTTCAAGAGTGCAGCACAGGGCTTTATCACCCTGGCTACGTACGGTGTGGGTATGCTTATTGGGTCTATCATTTCAGGTATGGTGGTAGATGATCATGTCGTTGGCAGCGGTCACGACTGGTATAGCATATGGATTGTTCCTGCGGCCATTTCTGCCGGAGTAGCCCTGTTGTTCCTGCTCCTTTTTAAAGACAATAACAAAGCTGAAACAACTACGGTGTCTTAA